The following proteins are encoded in a genomic region of Enterocloster clostridioformis:
- a CDS encoding IbrB-like domain-containing protein, which yields MVNKEFRSPVYHIIAVPFENIVPNTYNPNNVAPPEMRLLYDSIKEDGYTMPIVCYYAKGSDKYVIVDGFHRWRVMRDYPDIYEREKGMMPVSIIDKPLSDRMASTIRHNRARGIHDVDLMSNIIKELHELGRSDAWISKHLGMDRDEILRLKQITGLAALFRDVKFGQAWLPGEDAVPAEEASGSGKTHTP from the coding sequence ATGGTAAATAAGGAATTCAGAAGCCCGGTATACCATATCATTGCGGTACCATTTGAAAACATTGTACCCAATACATATAACCCGAACAACGTGGCCCCACCGGAAATGCGGTTGTTGTACGACAGCATCAAGGAGGACGGTTATACTATGCCGATTGTCTGTTATTATGCAAAAGGCAGTGATAAGTATGTGATTGTAGATGGCTTTCATCGTTGGCGGGTGATGCGGGATTACCCGGATATTTATGAGCGTGAGAAGGGGATGATGCCGGTTTCGATAATCGATAAGCCGCTGTCCGACCGTATGGCCAGTACCATCCGGCATAACCGCGCCCGTGGAATACATGATGTGGACTTAATGAGTAATATCATTAAGGAACTGCACGAGTTAGGACGTTCTGACGCGTGGATTTCCAAACACCTGGGGATGGACCGGGATGAGATTTTGAGGCTCAAGCAGATTACTGGCCTGGCTGCCCTGTTCCGCGATGTGAAGTTTGGGCAGGCATGGCTGCCTGGGGAGGATGCGGTTCCGGCCGAAGAGGCTTCCGGTAGTGGGAAAACGCATACACCTTAG
- a CDS encoding phosphoadenosine phosphosulfate reductase, with product MKKEYINMNVFDALQKRFAFLFQEFKNIYISFSGGKDSGVLLNLLLDYRNKYASDRVIGVFHQDFEAQYTVTTDYITRTFKRLENESGIDLYWVCLPMATRTALSSYEMYWYPWDDTKQDIWVRPIPEYPYVINLTKPFTHYRYRMHQEDLAKQFGRFYKEEHGNGRTVCLLGMRADESLQRYSGFVNKKYGYQNECWISRQFKDVWCASPLYDWSNSDVWCANYRFDYDYNNLYDLYYKAGLKIDQMRVASPFNDYSKDALNLYRVIDPEIWTKLVGRVRGANFGAIYGKTKAMGYRSITLPEGHTWKSYTQFLLDTLPARLRNNYVKKFNTSIHFWRETGGGLPEETIRELVEKGYHIRRNGISNYTINKNSRIIFLGPIPDHTDDIKSTKDIPSWKRMCYCILKNDHTCRFMGFGLTRQQQKRVDIIRRKYGGMIDGK from the coding sequence ATGAAAAAAGAATACATTAATATGAATGTATTCGATGCATTGCAGAAGAGATTTGCGTTTTTGTTTCAGGAATTTAAAAATATTTATATCTCATTCAGTGGCGGCAAGGATAGTGGTGTTCTTTTGAATTTGCTGCTGGATTACCGGAATAAGTATGCTTCAGATCGTGTGATTGGCGTATTCCATCAGGATTTTGAGGCGCAGTATACCGTGACCACGGACTATATTACCCGCACTTTTAAGCGATTGGAAAACGAATCTGGCATAGACCTTTACTGGGTCTGCCTTCCCATGGCAACCAGGACAGCACTGAGTAGCTATGAGATGTATTGGTATCCTTGGGATGATACCAAACAGGATATATGGGTGCGTCCGATACCGGAGTATCCCTATGTCATTAATCTGACGAAGCCTTTTACCCACTATCGTTACAGGATGCATCAGGAAGATTTGGCAAAGCAGTTTGGCCGATTCTACAAGGAGGAGCATGGGAATGGCAGGACGGTCTGCCTGCTTGGTATGCGGGCGGATGAATCTCTGCAGCGGTACAGCGGATTTGTCAATAAGAAATACGGATATCAAAACGAGTGCTGGATTTCCAGGCAGTTTAAAGACGTATGGTGTGCTTCACCTTTATACGACTGGTCAAATTCTGACGTATGGTGCGCGAATTATCGCTTCGATTATGATTACAACAATTTATATGATCTGTATTATAAGGCAGGATTAAAAATAGACCAGATGCGGGTAGCATCGCCTTTTAATGATTACTCCAAAGACGCTTTGAATCTGTACCGGGTCATCGACCCGGAAATATGGACAAAACTGGTGGGGCGGGTGCGCGGAGCAAATTTTGGCGCTATTTATGGCAAGACAAAAGCGATGGGTTACCGCAGTATTACGTTACCGGAAGGTCATACCTGGAAATCCTACACTCAATTTTTGCTGGATACATTGCCTGCCCGGCTGCGGAATAATTATGTGAAAAAGTTTAACACCTCCATCCATTTCTGGCGTGAGACCGGAGGAGGGCTGCCGGAGGAAACAATCCGTGAGCTTGTGGAAAAGGGATATCATATACGGAGGAATGGTATCTCTAACTATACAATCAATAAAAATTCCCGTATTATTTTTCTTGGACCGATTCCCGATCATACCGATGATATCAAAAGCACGAAAGATATACCAAGCTGGAAACGGATGTGCTACTGTATTCTGAAAAATGACCATACCTGTCGGTTTATGGGGTTTGGGCTTACGCGGCAGCAACAAAAACGTGTGGATATTATTAGACGCAAGTACGGAGGGATGATAGATGGTAAATAA